A region of uncultured Fretibacterium sp. DNA encodes the following proteins:
- the trbJ gene encoding P-type conjugative transfer protein TrbJ: MRRIRIFAMLLLTAYGCTTFAMAGGGLSGGATEFTQQLNNAELVKAIEKAQEQIKFLEDQLRTLDNVLSLADIDNMLQGPMQIYSKVTGIYRRVKGILDKTKGLTYTVANLDEELKRRFKSYGDMAMASNRDFAEESRSIAETQMETVRSTLKGIHVAWDQFQDDTKTLEQIQDIARSARGRNQIEQAGNQLLGFLGEELMRLRQMTMMQAQMAGVALEAERAKEDARQKRLEAFFKPASPSDVKGPAFESLADLF; this comes from the coding sequence ATGAGGAGGATCAGAATTTTTGCGATGCTGCTCCTGACCGCCTACGGCTGCACGACGTTCGCGATGGCGGGAGGCGGGCTGAGCGGAGGGGCCACCGAGTTCACGCAGCAGCTGAACAACGCCGAGCTGGTCAAGGCGATAGAGAAGGCCCAGGAACAGATAAAGTTTCTGGAGGACCAGCTCCGAACGCTGGACAACGTCCTGAGCCTGGCCGACATCGACAACATGCTTCAGGGGCCGATGCAGATCTATTCGAAGGTGACGGGAATCTACAGAAGGGTCAAGGGCATTCTGGACAAGACCAAGGGGCTCACCTACACGGTCGCGAACCTCGACGAGGAGCTCAAGAGGCGGTTCAAGAGCTACGGCGACATGGCGATGGCCAGCAACCGGGACTTCGCGGAGGAGAGCCGCTCGATAGCGGAGACTCAGATGGAGACGGTGCGCTCCACGCTGAAGGGGATCCATGTCGCCTGGGACCAGTTCCAGGACGACACGAAGACCCTGGAGCAGATCCAGGACATCGCCAGAAGCGCCAGGGGGCGCAACCAGATCGAGCAGGCGGGGAACCAGCTTCTGGGTTTCCTTGGAGAGGAGCTGATGCGGCTGCGGCAGATGACGATGATGCAGGCGCAGATGGCCGGGGTAGCTCTGGAAGCCGAGCGGGCGAAGGAGGACGCCCGGCAGAAACGCCTGGAGGCTTTTTTCAAGCCTGCTTCTCCTTCCGATGTCAAAGGCCCCGCCTTCGAGAGCCTGGCGGACCTCTTTTAG